The Citrifermentans bemidjiense Bem genome window below encodes:
- a CDS encoding sugar phosphate nucleotidyltransferase, translating to MRAVILAGGRGTRLRPYTVVLPKPLMPIGEYPILEVIVRQLVHCGFTHITMAVNHQAKIIQAFFGNGERWGITIDYSLETKPLSTMGPLRLIDDLPENFLVMNGDILTDLNFREFHDYHVRVKNNFTIAAYQRVLKSEYGVLKINRQKKLCGFEEKPEYLLDVSMGVYMVNRDTMRHIPADTPYGFDHLMLDLLAEGHPASVKIHKGFWLDIGRPDDYMQAIEEFDSLKGKFLPYEGTVQ from the coding sequence AGGGGGACGAGGCTGCGCCCCTACACCGTGGTGCTTCCCAAACCCCTCATGCCGATAGGCGAGTATCCCATCCTCGAGGTGATCGTGCGCCAACTGGTACACTGCGGCTTCACGCACATCACCATGGCGGTGAACCACCAGGCGAAGATCATCCAGGCCTTCTTCGGCAACGGCGAACGCTGGGGCATCACCATCGACTATTCGCTGGAAACCAAGCCGCTGAGCACCATGGGGCCTCTCAGGCTCATCGACGATCTGCCGGAAAACTTCCTGGTGATGAACGGCGACATCCTCACCGACCTGAACTTCAGGGAATTCCACGATTACCACGTGAGGGTAAAAAACAACTTCACCATCGCCGCATACCAAAGGGTGCTCAAGTCCGAATACGGCGTGCTGAAGATCAACCGGCAGAAAAAGCTCTGCGGCTTCGAGGAGAAGCCCGAGTACCTTTTGGACGTCAGCATGGGGGTCTACATGGTGAACCGCGACACGATGCGGCACATCCCCGCGGACACCCCCTACGGGTTCGACCACCTGATGCTCGACCTCCTGGCTGAGGGGCACCCGGCCTCGGTGAAGATCCACAAGGGATTCTGGCTCGACATCGGCCGCCCCGACGATTACATGCAGGCGATCGAGGAGTTCGACTCGCTGAAGGGGAAGTTCCTCCCCTACGAAGGAACAGTGCAATGA